In Nostoc sp. GT001, a genomic segment contains:
- a CDS encoding helix-turn-helix transcriptional regulator: MSDQFAERFQEIVNRAKGDRSQSEFARELGVSSSTVQKWLAGNGFPSSDNLEKIAKSAGLSGVDALRNYLKGEVATAKSPMSPEEILLLAKGLSKKQRKRLIQLMLEDL, encoded by the coding sequence ATGAGCGATCAATTTGCGGAGCGTTTTCAGGAAATTGTAAATCGGGCGAAGGGCGATCGCTCCCAAAGTGAATTTGCTCGTGAACTTGGTGTCAGTTCGTCTACTGTTCAGAAGTGGTTGGCTGGGAATGGGTTTCCATCCTCAGACAACCTAGAGAAAATCGCCAAGTCTGCTGGATTGAGTGGCGTGGATGCATTAAGGAATTACCTCAAGGGGGAGGTTGCAACAGCAAAATCTCCGATGTCGCCAGAGGAAATACTTTTGCTGGCTAAGGGATTAAGCAAGAAGCAGCGCAAAAGGCTGATTCAACTAATGCTTGAGGATTTGTAG
- a CDS encoding ASCH domain-containing protein: MKAISLWQPWASFIPLGMKRYETRSWETNYRGDLLICSAKKQSREQERIYDKILYKYQDRYPDLLIDDEWCREWDDLPRGYAIAVVTLSDCFHLTEEFIAQQSEVEIDCGDWRVGRWAWKLEDIEKIVEPFPVCGKQGFFEVEFDPSCLDLEAVA; the protein is encoded by the coding sequence ATGAAAGCTATTAGTTTGTGGCAGCCTTGGGCGTCGTTTATTCCTTTGGGCATGAAGCGGTATGAGACGCGATCTTGGGAAACTAATTACCGAGGTGATTTACTGATTTGTTCGGCGAAAAAACAGTCTAGAGAGCAAGAGCGGATTTACGACAAAATTTTATACAAATATCAGGATCGATATCCCGATTTACTCATAGACGATGAGTGGTGTAGGGAATGGGATGATTTGCCTAGAGGTTATGCGATCGCCGTTGTCACCCTTAGCGACTGCTTCCATTTGACCGAAGAATTTATCGCCCAACAATCAGAAGTTGAGATTGATTGTGGAGATTGGCGAGTTGGACGATGGGCATGGAAGTTGGAGGATATTGAGAAGATTGTTGAGCCATTTCCTGTTTGTGGCAAGCAAGGATTTTTTGAGGTTGAGTTTGATCCTTCTTGTCTTGATTTGGAGGCAGTTGCATAA
- a CDS encoding GNAT family N-acetyltransferase has product MTELAAPNLGKFFTSCTKRPATAEDITLLQVGDWISEKECPWSFQFKRWDGNMCIGAWEEKEFPIPRHLLMVCQIIEGQVVEKFFRSEVVASYKIFNKLINQLGFTSIFELSDLTFELVEDFGVCAYYVRKKDTQVTIRKLAVLPQHQKQGWGRLLIYRVICKAIEQQKTSIFLKCPADLSANDFYKNLGFELEATEQDRTRPLNHWRYHIKLPLLFYCGGGGKSKYDAIATEHGWNLGINSSGKNKSHQHMMMIDNDWENYDHEKHLAMVKQNKPLIATARDIEHPDQLPEILDQATELAKYAGRVLLIPKCDVTLPDSYWLGYSVESGYGKTDLKPEWFGKRPVHLLGGSPKKTSTSVSSDERNQS; this is encoded by the coding sequence ATGACTGAATTAGCTGCACCCAACCTTGGTAAATTTTTTACCAGTTGCACCAAGCGTCCGGCTACCGCAGAAGATATTACCTTGCTCCAGGTAGGTGATTGGATTAGTGAAAAAGAATGTCCCTGGTCTTTTCAGTTCAAGCGCTGGGATGGGAATATGTGCATTGGTGCATGGGAGGAAAAAGAATTCCCTATCCCACGCCACCTACTGATGGTTTGCCAGATCATAGAGGGACAAGTTGTTGAAAAATTTTTCAGGAGCGAGGTTGTCGCCTCTTATAAAATTTTCAACAAGCTCATAAACCAACTGGGTTTCACTTCGATTTTTGAGCTATCAGACTTGACTTTTGAACTAGTTGAAGATTTTGGTGTATGTGCTTACTATGTGAGGAAAAAAGACACTCAAGTAACTATCAGAAAATTGGCTGTTCTACCTCAGCATCAAAAACAAGGATGGGGACGGCTTTTAATTTATCGAGTAATTTGTAAAGCTATCGAGCAGCAAAAAACCAGTATTTTCCTCAAATGCCCTGCCGATTTATCGGCTAACGATTTTTACAAAAATCTTGGTTTTGAACTGGAAGCAACAGAGCAAGATAGAACGCGACCTCTTAATCATTGGCGATACCATATTAAATTACCTTTACTCTTTTACTGCGGTGGTGGTGGAAAGAGTAAGTATGATGCGATCGCTACTGAGCATGGCTGGAATTTAGGAATAAATAGCAGCGGCAAGAACAAATCTCACCAGCACATGATGATGATCGACAATGATTGGGAGAATTACGACCACGAAAAGCACCTTGCGATGGTGAAACAGAACAAGCCACTAATTGCCACGGCAAGAGACATAGAACACCCCGATCAACTACCAGAAATTTTAGACCAGGCAACAGAATTAGCTAAATACGCTGGTCGAGTGTTACTGATTCCTAAATGTGATGTAACGCTGCCTGATAGTTATTGGTTAGGTTACAGTGTCGAGTCAGGGTATGGAAAAACGGATCTTAAGCCAGAGTGGTTTGGTAAAAGACCTGTACATCTACTGGGCGGCAGTCCCAAAAAAACAAGCACTTCTGTATCCTCAGATGAACGTAATCAGTCTTGA
- a CDS encoding DNA cytosine methyltransferase — MEKRILSQSGLVKDLYIYWAAVPKKQALLYPQMNVISLDANYAMNLASNYCKAVWTDGKKNIEHQEQGCYQALSLSLKEQFQFWATQCPVNATKSEQLMDEVNTQQFKIGDRVKWRDVPESIYQIAKPERGGHVTIELIESSTKPKPPRRKRVTLWEIQLLAKRPSSGTDLGFKVGDRIISKHRLSLGQTFEIAEYPNVYADGLVSYESLVTTTNLVLGTDQVEKLNPKPVLPPDAPIAVILFAGGGGVEAGMVEAGIRPLTAVEFDPKKPKLSSAIADCHERNFGEYGCQVERKTVQEISKLGFPVFPRNTEFLHASPMCSNFSNAKAGEAIETTEDIEMASAVADAIRHLQPKFFTLENVKCYRDSQSFKIIVQALEVEGYIWQRQIMTLLDCQARERFIVWAAKGWLPPLPEPIQPVGWYEVVADLIPKMADSELVLGQQKSLEEFLSKNEPTPLLIQRTGAREKEYRIKPAHLPCDTILRSHFTDGKGCNRNKFADIWLPDGTVKSLSIEAAARLQGFPDWYEFPPDTATAGSIIGYSVPPKFAAQLFKSLQQPPPIEVQILQSLERIIQHNWHIQNLETESRQTNIIKEAIKSDKNAITSVQEHINQLLEELIIYRQLRELVGADEAKIRTLKIIATQNHNQSTSD; from the coding sequence ATGGAAAAACGGATCTTAAGCCAGAGTGGTTTGGTAAAAGACCTGTACATCTACTGGGCGGCAGTCCCAAAAAAACAAGCACTTCTGTATCCTCAGATGAACGTAATCAGTCTTGATGCAAACTACGCCATGAACTTGGCTAGCAACTATTGCAAGGCGGTTTGGACTGACGGAAAGAAAAATATTGAACACCAAGAACAGGGGTGCTACCAGGCACTATCTCTTTCTTTAAAAGAGCAGTTTCAATTTTGGGCAACTCAATGCCCTGTCAATGCAACCAAGTCCGAACAATTAATGGATGAAGTGAATACACAGCAATTCAAGATAGGCGATCGCGTCAAGTGGAGGGATGTCCCCGAATCTATCTATCAGATTGCAAAACCAGAGCGCGGGGGTCACGTAACAATTGAACTAATTGAATCTAGCACCAAGCCCAAACCTCCGCGCAGAAAACGAGTTACTTTGTGGGAAATTCAATTACTAGCGAAAAGACCCTCCAGTGGCACGGATTTAGGCTTTAAAGTAGGCGATCGCATTATCTCCAAGCATCGCTTAAGCTTGGGGCAAACCTTTGAAATCGCAGAATATCCAAATGTATACGCCGATGGCTTAGTCAGTTATGAGTCACTGGTAACTACTACGAATTTAGTGCTTGGTACAGATCAAGTGGAGAAACTTAATCCCAAACCAGTTCTGCCACCAGATGCGCCGATCGCAGTAATACTATTCGCTGGCGGCGGTGGCGTGGAAGCCGGCATGGTGGAAGCTGGGATTCGACCACTTACCGCTGTCGAGTTTGACCCGAAGAAGCCCAAACTCAGCAGTGCGATCGCTGATTGTCACGAACGCAATTTTGGCGAATACGGTTGTCAGGTAGAAAGGAAAACTGTTCAGGAAATCTCAAAATTAGGATTTCCTGTTTTCCCGCGAAATACCGAGTTTCTCCATGCTTCCCCAATGTGTTCTAATTTTAGCAATGCCAAAGCGGGTGAGGCTATTGAAACAACAGAAGATATCGAGATGGCGTCAGCTGTTGCGGATGCGATTCGCCATCTCCAACCCAAGTTTTTCACGCTTGAAAACGTCAAGTGCTACCGCGATTCCCAAAGCTTCAAAATTATTGTCCAGGCGCTAGAAGTTGAGGGCTATATCTGGCAAAGGCAAATTATGACTTTGCTCGATTGTCAAGCCAGGGAGCGGTTTATTGTCTGGGCGGCTAAAGGCTGGTTGCCGCCGTTACCGGAGCCAATTCAACCAGTTGGCTGGTATGAAGTAGTGGCTGATCTCATCCCCAAAATGGCGGATTCAGAATTAGTCCTAGGACAGCAGAAATCGCTTGAAGAATTCCTCTCAAAGAACGAACCCACACCATTGCTGATTCAAAGAACAGGGGCAAGAGAAAAAGAGTACAGAATCAAACCCGCTCACCTCCCATGCGATACCATACTGCGATCACACTTCACCGACGGTAAAGGCTGCAATCGCAACAAGTTTGCTGATATCTGGCTACCGGATGGCACTGTAAAGTCACTGTCAATAGAAGCAGCAGCGCGGTTGCAAGGGTTTCCAGATTGGTACGAATTCCCCCCAGATACCGCCACTGCTGGCTCGATTATTGGCTATTCAGTGCCGCCAAAATTTGCAGCGCAATTGTTTAAATCCCTCCAACAACCCCCGCCAATTGAAGTACAAATTCTGCAATCCCTAGAGCGCATTATCCAACACAACTGGCACATCCAAAACCTAGAAACCGAATCCAGACAAACCAACATCATTAAAGAAGCCATCAAATCTGACAAAAACGCGATCACTTCCGTTCAAGAACACATTAATCAACTGCTGGAAGAACTGATTATCTACCGCCAGTTAAGGGAGTTAGTTGGTGCGGATGAAGCTAAAATCAGAACGCTTAAGATAATTGCAACTCAAAACCACAATCAGTCAACTTCTGATTAA
- a CDS encoding HU family DNA-binding protein, giving the protein MNKGELIDAIADKTGVTKKQADAVITATLDTIIETVSGGDKVTLVGFGSFEPRDRAAREGRNPKTNEKMEIKATRVPGFSAGKQFRESVAP; this is encoded by the coding sequence ATGAACAAAGGTGAATTGATAGATGCTATAGCTGACAAGACTGGCGTCACCAAAAAACAGGCGGATGCGGTAATAACCGCCACTTTGGACACAATCATTGAAACTGTCTCTGGCGGTGACAAGGTAACACTGGTAGGGTTTGGCTCATTTGAACCCCGTGACCGAGCCGCCCGTGAAGGGCGTAACCCCAAAACCAATGAAAAGATGGAAATTAAAGCAACTAGAGTACCTGGCTTTTCAGCGGGGAAACAGTTTAGGGAATCGGTAGCACCCTGA
- a CDS encoding phage tail protein: protein MPSAWEQGRPIYKRLPIAEEKYQVAPDDPELDPVADWLTLPVDEYLVAIKAAVDNFYADYLDPTTAASENLDWLAQLCGFTGEYWETSWTEAQKRSLITNAFTFIWESKGTRAVLEFLLLTFGIQGKIYLLGEFLAGRNVAGDALGGEPLEYFLLLPLAYLRTSYQWRLAVKFNRLYGPVYVKSTVCYSQFVTGFSIAGDPVFDSSVAF, encoded by the coding sequence ATGCCATCAGCGTGGGAACAAGGAAGACCAATTTACAAACGCCTGCCGATCGCTGAAGAGAAGTATCAAGTTGCACCAGATGACCCAGAACTTGATCCTGTGGCGGATTGGCTAACATTGCCAGTGGATGAGTATCTGGTGGCAATTAAGGCAGCAGTGGATAATTTTTATGCTGATTACCTTGATCCAACAACAGCCGCATCCGAGAACTTAGACTGGTTAGCGCAGCTGTGCGGCTTCACAGGGGAGTACTGGGAAACATCGTGGACTGAAGCGCAGAAGCGATCGCTCATTACCAATGCCTTTACCTTCATTTGGGAATCAAAAGGGACAAGAGCAGTACTAGAATTTTTGCTCCTAACCTTTGGCATCCAAGGTAAAATTTACCTTTTGGGCGAATTCTTGGCAGGGCGCAACGTGGCAGGGGATGCTCTCGGTGGCGAACCTCTGGAATACTTCTTGTTATTGCCACTTGCTTATCTGCGAACTTCTTACCAGTGGCGGTTAGCAGTTAAATTCAATCGGCTGTACGGGCCAGTTTACGTCAAATCAACTGTGTGTTACAGCCAATTCGTAACAGGTTTTTCGATCGCTGGCGACCCAGTTTTTGATAGTTCTGTCGCCTTTTAG
- a CDS encoding baseplate J/gp47 family protein produces MPNPTRFTPLQPEPLYPADPKLILQAMQDRCYTASDRTLNDFSAASPIVALYEGHLFAVLEHLYYTNKLPSALAVEFLKIAGIQRRLGKAAQVSLTFTLSAPLGSPFYLSAGYMVSDVSNTYNFLTDEDLVIPAGSISGVVSATAENLGRSYNLPAYTIKNLSESRAFLQSVTNTSLASGGIDEETEDEARARGFVALRRRGLTSADDYEQETKLLLGEGSVTKAVGLLAADKISFEKGAVHVFGLNPDGTELNQAQINVLQSALRAPGKAPIGVLVYVSSIELVPLEVYAIASLLPGSNPEAIALAIYQRLQEYLQPGNLALGETINLKELEFQVKLAGVEFVQSVSTHTAQDVSYADIQLPNSYSAAYLLDLTVDLVLGGQNFTYSYGEGGDLD; encoded by the coding sequence ATGCCTAATCCTACCAGATTCACCCCCCTACAACCAGAACCTCTTTATCCAGCAGACCCTAAACTGATTCTGCAAGCAATGCAGGATAGATGTTACACGGCAAGCGATCGCACTCTCAACGATTTCTCAGCAGCAAGCCCTATTGTGGCTTTGTACGAGGGTCACTTGTTTGCTGTTTTAGAGCATTTGTACTATACCAACAAGCTGCCGTCAGCCTTGGCAGTGGAGTTTTTGAAAATTGCCGGGATACAGCGAAGATTGGGAAAGGCGGCGCAGGTCTCGCTCACCTTCACGTTGTCAGCACCGCTCGGCAGTCCATTTTACCTGAGTGCGGGGTACATGGTGAGTGACGTGAGCAATACCTATAACTTCTTAACTGATGAAGATTTGGTGATTCCGGCTGGGTCAATAAGTGGGGTGGTAAGTGCAACGGCTGAGAATTTGGGACGCAGCTATAACTTGCCTGCCTACACCATTAAGAATTTGAGCGAGTCGCGGGCTTTCCTGCAATCCGTGACCAACACTTCGCTTGCGAGTGGCGGAATCGACGAAGAGACAGAAGACGAAGCGAGAGCCAGAGGATTTGTAGCACTGCGACGGCGGGGGTTGACGAGCGCCGATGACTACGAGCAAGAGACGAAGTTGCTACTGGGTGAGGGGAGTGTAACCAAAGCAGTGGGGTTGCTGGCAGCTGATAAAATCAGTTTTGAAAAGGGTGCGGTACACGTTTTCGGCTTAAATCCAGACGGTACAGAGTTAAACCAAGCTCAAATTAACGTTCTGCAATCAGCCTTAAGAGCGCCGGGTAAAGCACCGATTGGGGTACTGGTGTACGTTTCCAGTATCGAGCTTGTGCCGTTGGAGGTATACGCGATCGCCTCCTTGCTACCTGGGAGTAATCCAGAGGCGATCGCACTTGCGATTTACCAACGACTTCAGGAGTACCTACAACCTGGGAATCTGGCGTTGGGAGAAACCATCAACCTTAAGGAACTAGAATTTCAGGTGAAGCTGGCGGGAGTCGAGTTTGTGCAATCAGTTTCGACGCATACAGCGCAGGATGTCTCGTATGCAGACATTCAATTACCCAACAGCTACAGTGCAGCTTACCTACTCGACCTCACAGTTGACCTGGTGCTAGGAGGACAGAATTTTACCTACAGTTACGGTGAGGGAGGGGATTTAGATTGA
- a CDS encoding phage baseplate assembly protein V has product MSQILSTLAELNRLKAQLAELPNRVYGLQIGIVTDNADPLNQRRIKVSPQSKAGLAPTDWLSHCNPAPAMDAPIPVVGSTVYFQSLDGDPHDGVWLGVTHNDTNPPDPTQSDPVRDCAVEVAGNDRRTIIGSSTHQTVGDRIDETDQNHVVKVEQNYALTTSVGEINLEAANNRVTIAGLTEVRLEDGSGGYIVMSGGQLRFGNASGQEWQLGGASGTSWVWNAAGATINVLNAGGFQINGKEVAVVGAIDDDGDHIINRGY; this is encoded by the coding sequence ATGTCCCAAATTTTAAGCACCCTTGCCGAACTAAACAGGCTTAAAGCCCAACTCGCCGAACTCCCCAACCGCGTGTATGGCTTGCAAATTGGCATTGTAACTGATAATGCCGATCCTCTCAATCAACGCCGGATCAAAGTAAGCCCCCAATCCAAGGCAGGTTTAGCGCCAACGGATTGGCTATCGCACTGCAACCCAGCCCCCGCGATGGACGCTCCCATTCCTGTGGTTGGCTCTACCGTGTACTTCCAATCTTTGGACGGCGACCCCCATGATGGGGTGTGGCTGGGCGTAACGCACAATGACACCAATCCGCCAGACCCAACGCAATCTGACCCAGTGCGTGACTGTGCCGTGGAAGTAGCCGGGAACGATCGCCGCACAATCATCGGCTCCAGTACGCACCAGACGGTAGGCGATCGCATCGACGAAACTGACCAAAACCACGTGGTGAAAGTCGAGCAAAACTATGCCCTAACTACCTCTGTGGGCGAAATCAACCTAGAAGCCGCTAACAACAGAGTCACCATCGCCGGACTCACTGAAGTGCGATTAGAAGATGGCAGTGGCGGTTACATCGTTATGAGTGGCGGACAATTACGTTTTGGCAATGCCTCTGGGCAAGAGTGGCAACTAGGGGGAGCATCCGGCACAAGCTGGGTGTGGAATGCAGCGGGGGCAACTATAAATGTTTTAAATGCTGGCGGTTTTCAAATTAATGGTAAAGAGGTTGCAGTCGTTGGTGCTATCGATGACGATGGCGACCATATAATCAACCGGGGTTACTAA